Genomic window (Ananas comosus cultivar F153 linkage group 1, ASM154086v1, whole genome shotgun sequence):
AATGAATAACTCTTTAGTAGCATTTTTGGTCGAATTTGACCCTTTATTTCTACGATTTGCATTCAATTCAATATGATTGAATTACATCCACTGTTGAAGCTTCAGCTTCAGCTTCAAGTGTACTTCAACCACACATGATTACAGGAATACCAGAAGAACAGGTTATTTTAGATAAGTCCTACTATAAAGTTTCTCGTCTTGCGAGTGAGCGAAAAGGAACTTATCGAGAAAACATCATGCTCATTAACTCTCATTAACTCTGACACATCAAGGTCAATTGTGTTCGATCCGCTGCGCAATCTGAGAAAATAGCAAGTAAAAACATACAAGGTAGAAACAAGAAAAATCAAGTGTAGCATGTTTCTCAGGACACCTCCCCCACTCAAAATTCCAAAATTGGTACACTTTATCCCCAAACTTGAAACATGTACACTCACTTTATTAAACAGCTAATGAGGCCAAGAACTCTCAATATTTAGGAAACAGATATCAAAATCCAACAACCCAAGCAGTACCCAAAAATATGTTTAAATGaagcaaattaaacaaatttcacACTTTAAATAATCTGTCCTCAGGGATTATTATCATACAAAATATGTCAAAACCCACATatcaattataaatataaaaaaataagaacataAATATCATCATCAGCCAAAGATGCAGGTACAACAAAGTCACCAAAAAGTTATAGTTGTTAGATAAagacaagatttttttttttttttttctcagacCATACTTGTAGAATAAAATAACCAAACACCATGAGAACGTTTCATGCACTAAAAAATGATGTGCACATACAAAAGATGAGCATCTATCTAGTAGATAAAATCTCTTCCCCTTTTCAACACAAAAAAGTACAAAAAGCCACCATAAAGAAGAactaaaacaaataaacaagACAAAGTAAACAAAAGTAAAGGGGAAAAGGTTTTAGAGATCATACCAAGCTCTGAGCTCTCCACATGCTTCTCCTCAGAGTGAAATTCCCCAACCGGGTTTTTTCCATTCAAAGGCCTCTCCTTGGTGGGTGATGCTGTGAAGATCCTCTTGGCCTTAGAGCCTATGCCCACAATAACAACTCTTGGGCTCTTATGAATTGAAGCACAAGCACCCATCTTTTAAACTAGAAGCCACTATATCACCCCTAAGATACAAAAAGAAGCTCTAAACCCAGCAAAATTaacaaggaaaaaaaggaaaaagagaagaacgAGGGGGAGAAAGGtacaaaaataggaaaaaaaaaaaaaaactagataaaAGTAGTATGGAAGGGTGAGTGGGATCTACTTTGTTTCATGCTTTAAGATTTGTAAACCTGTTTGATAGCAGAAGTGGTCATGATCAGAACAgttgagaaggaaaagaagggaaaGTTTTTGTCTTGCTTTAAGTACTACTAACTTCATGAATTATTTTTAGGGGGTTTAGGATAAAACTTGGAATAGAAAAATGAGTTCTTTGGAAGGAAAATTTAACACATGAGagagaaaatagagagagagagagagagagagagagggagggagagagttgGAGTATTAATAGGGAGTTGAAAGTGAAGGGATGAATGGGAATTAGATACTTCTATTGGGGCCCCAACATGTAACTTCCTGACCCTTTTTCACTCGTTTTTTTGGGTTTTCCTTTCATATAATTAGATGATGCCATTATCATGGGAAGGTAGATTGATGCAATAGTTGACTATATAATATTGGAAGACTCCAGATAGCTTAAACATAAAATATGAaggactaaaatttttaattcgatTATAGCATTTTAAACAGTGGTTAGATATAAGAGATTAAGCAGTGGAATAACCTCTTCTCCCCCTTTATATtcaaatgctaattttttatctgagaacagtagttctcggttatctatAATAATCGGGTATaactattcccaccaacactttcattttttatatataactattcattatttttcttattccatattactatccaaacgctatttttcttatccccggaaacaacccaattttcatccaaacgttatttttcttatcctcatacttgtacctatttttgtaataactagttcttacttatacccgaaccaaacggtgcctTAAGAAAGTTAAATATGTTAGAATTAGAGTAGCTCTAGAATGGATAATTTTCTGGAAAGTGGAGCATATCAGTTAAAACTAGTGAGAAAATTAGTGAGATTAAGTCTTACATTATCATATGGTTATGAATTTCTAAATTCGGTTATAGCGGATATAAGATgttaagaaagttaagcatGGTAGGACTGGAGTAATCCTAAGATGGATaaccttttaaaaaattaggcaTCACAatatctttctttattttcttattattaaagtTGCTTATAGGCTCTTTATCTTCAGAAAATAGATATCATTTATATTATCCAAAGAACATAAGTCTTCAAATTCTCtatttttgttataattatATGAGGGTACTAGACCTTCAACTCACAGAAAACTCGATTATTATCActtaaaaaatgaaagaaatcaGGATTATGTTATTAATCGTTCTTCACAATGTAATCATCCACccacaaagaaaaagaaaatcgaggatggtaaaaaataaatagtaataatatgaataagctaaaatttataaatcaagAGATATTTCAATTATAACTTTCACAACCATCCATTCCACATTAAAAAGCATCAACTTTATCCCCTCCTCATATTATCTCTAGTTTCAGGTGTGCTTAGGTACACCAGATGTGAGCACAATGGGTCATTTCAAATAAGAGCTCATAAAGTTTGATTGCAACTTCTTATCTAATTAAATGATAATCCACCGATCAAGAGTTGGGAATAAACttcattaaataataatataaattataatctaATAAGAAATAATTAACTCAACATCTGATGCATGGTACATAGCTCGATAAGACTCAAATTCAAGTCCTTTTGTTCTGATATCAAGCTAAAGTACATAAATCAATCATTATTTTTCTAAAGAATTAAATTAATagatacttttaatatttagggaaaacttcaaaaacccctgtggtttcgtgcattctcactttgctatcctgtggtttaaaacgtatcaatttgccaccctgtggtttcgcttttatctttttgttatcaattttattattatttttttttaaaatcagtgacaaagttaaaattaaaggatactaaagtgactattcgataaatatagatggttatctgaagttttttgtatataatttaacgaaatattaacgaaaaagcttccgaaaagataaaaatgaaaccacaggggggtaaattgatacgttttaaaccacagggtagcaaaatgagaatgcacgaaaccacaggaggggtttttgaagttttccctaatatttatattcaaaagtAGTCGAGAATAAGTGATTAATCATTTTGAGGGGAAAATAGAAATGGATAATATCTCTTTCAATATCTAGGTGATGAGGATATACACACAGTATTATCACTGTCGCCAATCCTGTTATTTTATAACACATGGATTTTTCATTGACAAGTTGTGTTGTagcacatctctctctctctctctctctctctcttcttcgttgtCATGGTTGTGTCCTGTTGTGGCTGCTAAGGTAGAGGCTGGTGTTGATTCTTCACCATGGTCGGCAGTCGTGACTTTAAACgaaaaaaacaacaaatctAGTTTGCAATCTCTATTGTGGAATTTTCTtcacaccttttttttttagcgaGTGTATGTATCATTTAAGTTACCGTATTCTTGAGACCacagaattttttataatataaaattttatggacataAGATCGTTCTCGTGATGTgcaaatagtataatagcctaatCCGTTAGTTATAATAATTCGTCGAGTTCAAACTAtcagcccaaaatatttaagttcagTTATCATTACTAACACATGAGATTTCATATAATCCAATCaaaattatttctgtttagaccctgacgtcctcgccGAGTCTAAATTCAGGTCAGAATTACCTACATAAGTGATCTCTACGGATTCAAGAGGTGGCTCTCATCAAATTCGTTGGTATAGTATTTTACCCTGCATAAagcttagttctcacacttctaGCTGGTATTCagctctgatactaattgtaATGATCCGAcccattaataataataacttattagATACAAACCACcgatcaaaaatatttaaatctagttATCATTATTATCGTATGAGACCTCATATAATCcaattagaattattttatGCGAAATTATTGAAGCGTTATAGATAACGAGATGCAATATTTAGCATCTTTTGTCAGATACCTgctattttattgtaatttgtGTGTCAAAGAGTATGGACTTCGTCACAAACGAGAAAGTCAATCTAActtcttttttagttttttcacATTGTCGGCAGGCATTACTATCTCCCTTATCACTAATTAGTGCTGGTCATTCAGACCAGCAATAATTAgcgtaaaaaataattattgctAATGAATAAGTGGAGGAAAAGAAAATCCAATTTTAATGGTGGTTACTTCActatttatgtaaaaaaaaaaaatgtatggagatcctCTCAAATATTGGCCATCACACATGaacttcaatttttaaattttatttattctaattaaattattttagccaGGCAAAGTAAAAATTTACTAAACTAATCATTTTGAAACCCctattagggatgcaaacgaaGCGAATTTAGAAACAGGAGGGATCCTCCACctccaactttattttttatcggaTTGTAGTGGATTCGGGcagattaattttaattttatttttggccctCATTTTCCGCTTCATTATGAGCAAATCGAGATGAGATCAgattttttgacaaatttttagcCGATCAGGGCTAATCGAAGCAAGAAATGTGTCTCCTGCCTCCCACTCTATTAACTTACTAAATTCAGACGAATTCAGGacaacttatatttttttatattcttttgttCCCACTTATCGTCCTATTCAGGGCAGATCAGAAAGAAAGCTTTATTAACTCAGCTCAGAAACATTTGCATCCTTACCCcctattttcagctaagtttatttctacatgaaataaacgaagcgggtagcgtgctatttatctctcttaaaaaaaaaagaaaagaaaaaaaacacaggtgtctccatacaattttagatattatcttattattttatcttattttttatttttttattattactatttttagtTCCTTCAATTTGTCTTCTTTGGGTAGTTGGATTAGGGTGGGGCTGCCTTCCCATAGAAAACTAGGAGAAGGAAAGTTCATTTTTTCCTCTCTTGTCTCCATTGAATTGAATGGTCCCCCCTTGGCACCACATCTCactgataaataaataaataaataaatccctTATATGGGCCATGCAAAAGGGCCATAAGATCCAGCCCATTTTAGGTCCAAAGGCAtccaaaaaatccaaaaactgaaaaaaaaaaaaaagaaaaaaagaaaaaaagaagaagaagaaacatgTGGAGGTACCCAACTTGAGTGTGAACTCAAAATAAgcaaattttgagtttaataCTCATATAGCGCAAGTGACGAAGGGGTTGATCagttgatggttggtatccgaggtttcaagtttgaattctaaccgattcatatttttagataagtttatttttaaataaaataaacgaagcaggtaatATGCTacttatctttcaaaaaaaaaagcgaaaataATTATGATATGAATAGTATAAGAGAGAGGGTAGGAGATATATAATAGTGAATAATTGTTTTAGATGAACTTTTCTTTTGGTTATTAGGAATGAAATTTAATTGCATTgactttattattttgattatatatataacttacattaaaattaagaattagaaaataaaaagtacaaaaaaaaaaaagaaaaaaagggctCTTTTGGACTAGTAAACGTTGAATACTTGAATGTATacctctatatatattgttggaGGTGTCGTCaaacccacctctctctctctctctctctttctctctctctctttgcttttACTACTCACCAACCCCCTCACCTTCCCCTTCTCTCCGacgacgagagagagagagagagagcgagagaatcGAGGGctaatggcggcggcggcggcgaagatcGCGCCGTCGATGCTGTCCTCGGATTTCGCGAActtggcggcggaggcggagcgcaTGGTCCGATTCGGCGCCGAGTGGCTCCACATGGACATCATGGTAACCCTTCTccatcttttctctctctttctttttttttttgttagcttTTTCTTAGCTCCGATCCCCAATTCTCCGTGTAAAAAGATCGAAATTGGTGTAAAAATCTCGCCTTTGGCCTTTTTCTTACTGTAAATTTGGTTGGAATTGCTCTGGATTTGGTTTATTTGGCTTGATTTTTTCCGTGGGAACTTGATTTAGATGTGATGATGGTGCTTAAACTGGTTTAAATTGTATGGTGGTGCCGCTGATGTGTTTGTTGTTTTGACGGAGAGATTTGATGTgcatttgaaaagatcaaaattgGTATAAAAATCTCGTTTTTGATGTTCGTTTGGTGTGGCATTGTTTATAATTAGCATGAGTTTGGATTCTTTAGCTTGTTTGTTGCTTTAGAACTTGATTTGGAAGTGATAATGATGCTCAAGTTGGTTGCTGTTTATGGTAAATTGTGTTCGAGTTAGAAAATTTTGTGTTTAATTTAGATTTAGGCATGTGTTAGTGGCCCTTATGTGCTTTTTGATCTGTATGTTAGATTTCAGGTGAAATTTGAGTGTGCTGAGGTATGTTTAGGACTTCTTCATGTCTCTAAGTGATATCATTTTGTGCTGTGCTGAAGTTTGAGTGCTGATGTGATATCTGTCGATTGAGAAATAGCAGAATTTGGGGGAAAAtgggttttatttgttgcaGAAGTGTTGAATGAGGCGGTGTTTCTCCTTAAAAGCTATATAGAGTCATGCATATGAATCATTTGACACAAAATACCTTCTAAAACTTATTTTGTTGTAATATGCTTTTGTTTCATTACCGTTTAGATGCTAGGGTTTCTTGTACATTAACTTCAGTAGCTCTTTGTAATCTTCATCTTGTACTTGTTTCTACTTGGATTACATTCCAATGTAACTTTTGTACTGATTTtgcttttactttatttaatattGCAGGATGGGTAAGTGATCCTTCTTCAGCTATTCATGTAAGTCCATCTTTTGCTCCAAAATAGTATGTTTGCCCTCACTCAGAGTTGAATTCCTCTGAGATTGTCCATGCTTTATATGCATTTGCTTGTATGATCTTGTTATATCATCTgctacataaaaattaaattcggtGAGATGCCTTCTATATAGGAGCAATAATGTTCAAAGCCTTCCAACTTCAATTAGAAGCACCTACTGTGAAGGAAGAACAAACGATAAATTTTAAGAATCGATCTGCCAAGTAAGCACCCGGCGCCTTGGGTGGAAGAGAAATCTTGGGGTTTCACCAAACATTCCTCCTTGCAAGCTATAAATGTTGCACACACTGTGCTGCACCGCACTGCTCAAACTCTGTGCTCCCAAGTAGAAACAGGCCCTCTGTGGTTCAGATAGTCATCACATCAGTAGAGTAGTTCATctcttatatttaatttttttttgcttgtgcAGCCACTTTGTCCCCAATTTGACTATTGGAGCTCCAGTTATTGAGAGTTTGAGGAAGCACACAAAGTATAGTCATGTTCTGCCTTGTCCATTTTAATTTTACCAGCTGGACTGAGTCTTGTACTTAGGTTTAGTTGAATGTTCCTAATTGGTATTGCCTGCCTCGTTTACAAGGGCATACTTGGACTGCCATCTTATGGTTACAAACCCTTTGGATTACGTCGATCCATTAGCAAAAGCTGGTGCTTCAGGCTTCACATTTCATATTGAAGTAGCAAAAGGTGGatacaactctctctctctctctctctctctctctctctctctctatatatatatatatacccgaGCGTTGATGATAATTAGCAAATTTGGAATAACATGGTTCAGAGTATTGGCAAGAGCTCATTCGCAGTATCAAGTCAAAGGGCATGCGGCCCGGGGTAGCATTGAAGCCGACTACTCCTGTGGAAGAAGTTTTTTCACTGGTAAGTTACACTTGCTACCCAACTGTTCTAGACTTTGAGTCTTCCTCAGTCTATAGATTGGATTATCTGCAAGTACAGATAGTGCCAGATTATTTTTGCTGCACTGATGAATTATGTTATTCACTGTCACACAACATTTTAGATGTGATGTCTAACTCCAGAAGCGACacaacttttcttatatacccctaGAAGATATACATTGTCGTATATACCCCTGAAAGTCACAATTCATGGAACAACTTTTGTTTtgtgctaattttttttcttttattgatgTGTATTTTAATAAGTGCAAGAAAATGTGTGTAAGAAATTAAGTTCTCGGAGGGCATAGATGACATCTTAGATATTGCAAGAGATAGATGGCTGTGTCAATTGATAGCTTTGCATGGTTGTGTATGCATCTCGATATAATATAAATTCAAGTGCAGAATCTGAACTTAAAATCTAGGAAATTGCAGTAGCCAACTGATTGCTATAACATATAATGTAATGACCCGAcccgttagcaataataacaCATTGGACctaaaccactggcccaaaatgcttaacccAGTTATTTATACTTGTGTGTCCACCGCTCTCCCACTCTCCCACATTTTCCGATGTGGGATCTCACATAGCCCCCTTGTTTAGGCCCTGACGTTCTCCTCAGCCTGGCACACCCATACTCCTAGATTCACTAGGCGACGTGAAATCcatctcacacttctggctGGTTATTAGGCTCTGATcccaaatgtaacgatccgatctgctagcaataataattcgttaagcctaaaccactggcccaaaatgcttaaggcTAGTTTTTTTATACTAGTGTGTCCATCACACTCTTCCACTCTCCTACATTATCTGATGCCGGATGTCACATGTAAACATAAAATCATGGTTCTTTATGCAAGTTATACTACCCGTGCATTGTTTTAATGACACCAAATGGAAACTTCTTGAAACATACGCTACAGGTTGAAGCAGAAGATCCAGTAGAACTGGTCCTCGTTATGACCGTAGAGCCTGGTTTTGGCGGTCAAAAGTTCATGCCAGAAATGATGGAAAAGGTGATTTACTTCTATCCATATTTTTTGACCTATATCTGCCCATCCTAATCTGGTTTCCGAACAATATCAGGTGCGTGCATTGAGAAACAAGTATCCTGCCCTTGATATAGAGGTAAAGTTTTAACATGTTTTCCATAGGAGGCTTTAAAAACAGCAGTTGATGATGTGTGGACGCTTTTGATAGGTTGATGGTGGCTTGGGTCCTTCGACAATTGACGCGGCAGCTTCTGCAGGAGCAAACTGCATAGTTGCAGGAAGCTCTATATTTGGAGCTACGGAGCCTGCGGAGGTCATTAACATTTTAAGGAAGAGTGTTGAAGGAGCTCAACAAAACTAATTACGTATACACTCTCTAGTGATAAAACTATGCTGTTTGTTATTATTAGGTACGATATATAAGGCAttatttatacaaattatttGACGTTACGGCATACACTGTCTTATTATAGAGTTGTTGAGAAATGTCCCCTTGTGGGATCATACAATACGTTATCTTTGTTTGTGTCTTGTTGAATGGAAATGCCTTTTTAAATGGAAACTGTGCTTGGTATCCTTCTGATTGGGATGTGTTGTTTAGTTTAATCAAAGCAAAAGCCAAGTGTCTTGTAATACAAAATTAACAATGTACCCAGTTTCTTCCAATTACCAATAAATTCAACTCAAAATTCAAACATTAATACTCTTAAATTATGGGTAATTAACTATCTTAGttatcttctttctcctctttttttctttttttttttgcctctttGCTTTTGACTTTTTGACTTTTTGACTTGACTAAAATGTACAGGTGTTTGGCTCTAATCTCTCATAGggagaattttttttggttaaaaagcAGTAGTTGTTTACGTGCAAGGTACTCAGCTTCTTATTGATGGTTTTAAATAGCTCTCTAGCTACACTACCATGAATAGAAATGTGATATAATACCATTTCTGACAAATGCATCCTGCAAATAAATAACACTTTAAAAAAGGGACAAGTTGACCCTCAATTAGCACCCATAAACACAGTAAAGCCATGTGTGACATATGAGGTGGAGAAATACAATCTGGTAGTTTCCACAATTAGTTACCTGTCATCTTGTTTAGTATTTATGCTTTATTCTGCCATTTATACTGATTTGAAGTATGAACTGTATTTTGACCAGATGTCTATTTCAGTGATCTTAATAAAACCTTCATCTAATCTTGTTGACTATTTCTAACATTATTGATTGGAATATTCAATAANaaaaaaaaaaaaggcatcatgagcagaagaaagaaagaaagatagaaaaaaaaagccaaaaaactAATCTTTTTCACTGCAATTTCTTTTTAagaataaagataaagaaaaagaaatctgcaacaagaaatagaaagaaagtGACATTTTATATCAGTCAACACAGTTTATCTTGACCATCTTAttccttcttttatttttttcatccaaacaacaaaagaaagggttatcattttttcttctacctcttttttctttttcttttctctcctaTGCTGCTTTAATTTGTAAAATCTTTTTATAGGAAATTTATCTAgctttataatttgatttatagtGGGTGTGCAAACTAAGAAGATTCTTAATTAACATTGGAAGTTTGTTTCTTTAGCTCTGTACAAGTCACTGGAAGGCTCTGACTCTCCTTACAGGTCTctctcagtctctctctcttgttttttgttgttttataaaatatttacatttgaatttaataattattctaaataaattttttataagctaattaaaaagtttagaCATTAACTTCGTAATCCTTACTTCACAAAATGAGCTAAAACTGTTGTTGAATTTGTTTATGTATAtcacacattttttttaattttttttcttttaaaattatcagccaaaatttttctgtatgagaatatatttttgaagaacaactgaaaaaatttaaatttattccttTGGCACTAGTAAtatcagaaaattattttattacaaaaattattaaaatttttgcatTAATTGTTGCAGATTAAAGTATAGTGttgacaaaaatttaaaaattaaatcgtGGGTAGCGAATTTAGAATAGTGCAGGGACTATTCGTAAATTTTACCTATTATTGTAAGATAATAGCATTTAGAGGTCTCTagtctaatctaattaattaagcagcGTTAATGAGACACAGGACCGGATCGTCCACGTGGCACGAATCCCGACACGTCAAACGAGGCCCCGCGGGGCCCGCGCAAATCAAACGGTCGGAATCTCCCTCATCCGACGGTCCAAAACCATCCGAAAACCTTTATAATCCACGACGAGATCTCATAAATCCTCCCCCGTTATTGAACGTTCCATCCCTACGCGTACCCGGCGAAGGCGCACCCGAAAACGTACCcaatcgtcttcttcctcttcgtTGATTTGTTGATGAAGAAGAGGagctcctcctccctctccctcctcctctcccatgGCCGAGCGCGGTCCCCTCACCCCCTCGCGCGGTGACcgcaccctcctcctcctcctccccctccccttccccttccccttccccttcctccGCCGCACCAAGCCCTTCCCCagctccctcctcctccacctcacCCTCCTTCACTCCCTCTTATAACCCTAGGCCCACCAGCGAAGCCGCCCCAACCCTAGATCCCGACGCCGGGGCGCCATGGCGCTCGTCTTCGTCCACCACGTCGTCGGAGATCTCACCGTGGGCAAGCCCGACATCGTCGAGTTCGCCGAGACGGAGACCCTCGAGGCCGCCGCCAGGGCCATCGCCGATTGCGCCGAGGGCGCCATCACCGTGTGGCGCCCGCGCACTCcggcggaggcggcgcggcCGGCGGAGAGGTTCGTGGGGATGCTGAACTCGCTCGACGTGGTCGCGTTCCTCGCGCGCTCCGGCGCCGGCGCAGATCACGAGAGGGTGATGAGGACGACGCCCGTCGCCGACGTGGTCGTGCGCAACCCGGGGCTGCTCAGGGAGGTCGATCCGGGCACAAGGtcggatttttttctttttcttttttcccccttctttttgacttttttgattaatttaccTTTCGTTTGCTTTGTATGCGCTTTAGATTTGAGTTCTTGTGATAATTTAGAGTAAATTTGTTAGCTTTTATACTTTGTTTGCGTGGTTGCTGGTGTTAAAATTTGTTGATCCCTTTTCATATGATCTCGATTAGTAACTGATCGATTACAGGTAGgaaaatataggttttttttttctttttcaaaatatgaaagATATTCACTTGGCGCGTGTATTGTTTGTGTACACTTCACACTTCTCTGGAGCTGATCTAGCTATAATGCACCACCATTTGTTCAAAACCTCTTGATGTATTGCTTATAATTGAGCATTCGCTTGTTTCAATATTGCAGTTACTGTTTGTCgatttggtgcttgtaattttGCTTTATAGTCTAGTTTTGTATTGTGCATTGTGATCTAATCTATGTAAATTACTAAAACCTAGAAAAGTAT
Coding sequences:
- the LOC109722757 gene encoding ribulose-phosphate 3-epimerase, cytoplasmic isoform isoform X1, which encodes MAAAAAKIAPSMLSSDFANLAAEAERMVRFGAEWLHMDIMDGHFVPNLTIGAPVIESLRKHTKAYLDCHLMVTNPLDYVDPLAKAGASGFTFHIEVAKEYWQELIRSIKSKGMRPGVALKPTTPVEEVFSLVEAEDPVELVLVMTVEPGFGGQKFMPEMMEKVRALRNKYPALDIEVDGGLGPSTIDAAASAGANCIVAGSSIFGATEPAEVINILRKSVEGAQQN
- the LOC109722757 gene encoding ribulose-phosphate 3-epimerase, cytoplasmic isoform isoform X2, whose amino-acid sequence is MGAIMFKAFQLQLEAPTVKEEQTINFKNRSANHFVPNLTIGAPVIESLRKHTKAYLDCHLMVTNPLDYVDPLAKAGASGFTFHIEVAKEYWQELIRSIKSKGMRPGVALKPTTPVEEVFSLVEAEDPVELVLVMTVEPGFGGQKFMPEMMEKVRALRNKYPALDIEVDGGLGPSTIDAAASAGANCIVAGSSIFGATEPAEVINILRKSVEGAQQN
- the LOC109722757 gene encoding ribulose-phosphate 3-epimerase, cytoplasmic isoform isoform X3 yields the protein MFKAFQLQLEAPTVKEEQTINFKNRSANHFVPNLTIGAPVIESLRKHTKAYLDCHLMVTNPLDYVDPLAKAGASGFTFHIEVAKEYWQELIRSIKSKGMRPGVALKPTTPVEEVFSLVEAEDPVELVLVMTVEPGFGGQKFMPEMMEKVRALRNKYPALDIEVDGGLGPSTIDAAASAGANCIVAGSSIFGATEPAEVINILRKSVEGAQQN
- the LOC109722757 gene encoding ribulose-phosphate 3-epimerase, cytoplasmic isoform isoform X4 codes for the protein MLHTLCCTALLKLCAPNHFVPNLTIGAPVIESLRKHTKAYLDCHLMVTNPLDYVDPLAKAGASGFTFHIEVAKEYWQELIRSIKSKGMRPGVALKPTTPVEEVFSLVEAEDPVELVLVMTVEPGFGGQKFMPEMMEKVRALRNKYPALDIEVDGGLGPSTIDAAASAGANCIVAGSSIFGATEPAEVINILRKSVEGAQQN